GCTAAGCTGTGGCGACGCCCGGCTGTGCGACGAAACTCGGGGATTTGCTCGAACGCAGTCAGTAGATTCATGCTGCAAAGATACACCGTTGCCCTGAATGAAACAGCCCTGCGCTTGCGGGGGAGGGCAGGCGAGTTTTACAAGCCGGGTGAGGGAAACCCAAAGCGCGCCCCGATCTCCCGATCGAGGCGCGCCTTGTCACATCTACCGACCTCGCCCGACACCTCACGCACCCGTCGGCTTCGGCGGGACGGTGTGGATGTAGAGCCAGAGGGCTTCCAGCTCGTCGTCGCTCATCTGGCCGGCGAGGGCCCAGGGCATCACCGGGTTCACCGCGGTGCCGTCCGGGCGCTTCCCACTGCGGAGCGTGCGAACGAAGTCCGCCTCGGTCCAGCTGCCGATGCCGGCGGGCGTCAGGTTCCGCGCGGGCGGCCACTCCGGCGGCACTCCGGGAATGGGCCCGCCGGACAGGTCCTCGCGGTGGCAGCCGTTGCAGCCGCCCACGCGCGACAGGTACGCGCCGTACTCGCGCGTCACGCCCGGCGCGGGGCTGGCGGGGCGCGGTGCCGTGTGCGGGATGTCCTCGGCCGCTAGCAGCGGAAGCATGCCCGTGGCGAAGAGGCCGCGGCCCACGGGACGGAGATGAGGCGCCGCGAAGCCGCGCTTCACGGCGGGCAGGCCGCGCATATAGGCGATTATGCTGGCCGCGTCGTCGTCGCTCAGGTGGTAGAACTCGGCAGACGGCATGCCGAGCAACGCGCGGCCGCCGGGGTTCACGCCGTGCCGGATCGCGCGCTCCCAGTCCGCCGCGGTGTAGCCCGCGGTGACGCCGCCGGGGGTCAGGTTCGGGGCGTTGAGCGTGCCCAGCGCCGGGTCGTCGATGAACACCTTGCCGCCCAGGTCGCTGCCGTGGCAGTCGGTGCACTTGCCGATGGCGGTCGCCACGTGGCGGCCATGTGCCAGGGTGGCGGCGTCGCTGCGCAGGGCCAGCGCCTGGCCGGGCACGTGGTACGTGCGGCGCAGGCGCACTTCGCTGGCCGCGTACAGGCCGATGGCGGCGATGAGCACCAGGGCGAGCAGGCCGCCCAGCGCGTAGCCGGCGCGCTTCATCCACTTGTTCATGTAGGGAGTGCTGACGGGGAAGGGTTCGTGTGGAGCCGGGCGGGGGAGGCTCGAGACAGGTGCGCCGCGGAGATGGCATCGCGCCGCGCACGCTACACCGCGGGTACGGCGGGGTCAAGCGCTTCGTTTCACCGCGGGCCGAGTGGGTCCTCGCGGGCGGGCGGGGCCATGAATTCCGGCCCGATGGGGTGCCGCACGGTCGCCCCCAGTATGCGGTCCACCGTGTCGAGCGCGTCGTCGTCCAGCCGCCAACCGAAGACGTCCTCCACCGGCTCCAGCTGCTCCGGGCGCCGGGCGCCCCACAGCGCGACGCCCACGCCCGGCTGCTCCAGCGCCCAGCGCGCGGCCAGGTGGATCACCCGCTTGCCGAAGTTCTCCAGCGCGAAGCGGTCCAGCCGGTCCACCGCCTCCAGGTACTCGGAGTACGCGGGCTGGCGGAACTTGGGGTCGTCGGCGGCGCGGAGGTCGTCGCCCGCGAACGAGGTGTCGGGGCGCATGCGGCCGCTCAGCAGCCCGCGGCACAGTACGCCGTAGGTGAGCGTGGCGATGCCGTGCCGGCGGCAGTACGGCAGCACGTCGTCTTCGACCTCGCGCTCGAACAGGTTGTACGGCGGCTGGGCGGCGTGCAGCGGCGCGGCGGCGCGGAAGGCGTCCATCTCGGCCGGCGAGTGGTTGCTGACGCCGATCGCGCGGATCTTCCCCTCGCGGTACAGGTCGGCCAGCACGCCGGCGGTGTCGGCGACGGGGACGCGCGGGTCCGGCCAGTGCACCTGGTACAGGTCGATGCGGTCGGTGCCCAGCCGCGCGAGCGACTCCTCGACCTCGCGGCGGATGGTGGCGGGCCGCGCATCGCGCACCACGTCGCCGCCGCCGGGCCACGAGAGGCCGCACTTGGTGGCGACGATCACGACCTGGCGCCGCGAGCCGGCCAGCGCGCGGCCCACGATCTCTTCCGACACGCCGCGGCCGTACACCGGGGCGGTGTCGATGAGGTTGATGCCCAGGTCCAGCGCGGCGTGGATGGTGCGCACCGCCTCGCCTTCGTCGGTGCCGCCCCACCACGACCCGCCGATGGCCCAGGCGCCCAGCCCGATGCGCGACGCCTCCAGCCCCGTGTCCCCGATGCGGACGTGCTCCATCGCTTCCTCCTGCACGGGCCGTCCACCCGGCCGTTTGCCTCGCCGCGGCGCCGTCCCACCCGCCGCTCCCCATCGCCCTGGCCAGTCTTTCCGCTCATCGAAGCATCGGCCAGCCGAGCCACCGACGACACCGCATCTCCCGATCCCTCCTCGAATCAGCGCCGCCCGTTATCCAAGACGGTAGATGCCGCCGTGGGCCGATCCGAACCGGATCGGTGTGACCCGGGCGGTCGGTGCAGCCGATCCGCCGAGGCGTCTCTTGGAATTTGCGGGATCGGTCGACGGGCGTCGGATCTGCGCTTAAAATCAGCCGAAGACGCTGCGGGATTTGGGGGATGCGCATCTACCGTGCACCGCCGTGCATCTACCGAAACCGGAGATGCGCGCGCGGCTACTCGTGCTCGGCGTCCCCTGCCGCGGCGCGGCCGAGGGTGCGGAGGAGGCGCAGGGCCTCGCGCTTCTCCTGCCTGCCCAGGCCGGAAAGCGCGTCCTGGAGGCGCTTGGCGTGCTCGGGGAAGATGCGGGCGATGAGGGCCTCGCCCTGTGGGGTGAGGGCGGCGTAGCGGGCCCGGCGGTCGCCCGCGCACTCGCGGCGCTCCACGAGCCCCCGCCGCTGGAGGCGGTCCACCAGGT
The genomic region above belongs to Longimicrobiaceae bacterium and contains:
- a CDS encoding cytochrome c, translated to MNKWMKRAGYALGGLLALVLIAAIGLYAASEVRLRRTYHVPGQALALRSDAATLAHGRHVATAIGKCTDCHGSDLGGKVFIDDPALGTLNAPNLTPGGVTAGYTAADWERAIRHGVNPGGRALLGMPSAEFYHLSDDDAASIIAYMRGLPAVKRGFAAPHLRPVGRGLFATGMLPLLAAEDIPHTAPRPASPAPGVTREYGAYLSRVGGCNGCHREDLSGGPIPGVPPEWPPARNLTPAGIGSWTEADFVRTLRSGKRPDGTAVNPVMPWALAGQMSDDELEALWLYIHTVPPKPTGA
- a CDS encoding aldo/keto reductase; translation: MEHVRIGDTGLEASRIGLGAWAIGGSWWGGTDEGEAVRTIHAALDLGINLIDTAPVYGRGVSEEIVGRALAGSRRQVVIVATKCGLSWPGGGDVVRDARPATIRREVEESLARLGTDRIDLYQVHWPDPRVPVADTAGVLADLYREGKIRAIGVSNHSPAEMDAFRAAAPLHAAQPPYNLFEREVEDDVLPYCRRHGIATLTYGVLCRGLLSGRMRPDTSFAGDDLRAADDPKFRQPAYSEYLEAVDRLDRFALENFGKRVIHLAARWALEQPGVGVALWGARRPEQLEPVEDVFGWRLDDDALDTVDRILGATVRHPIGPEFMAPPAREDPLGPR